The proteins below come from a single Acidobacteriota bacterium genomic window:
- a CDS encoding VWA domain-containing protein has protein sequence MGKFRSFLTGIFVVTVCCLTGVGTAKGQAQNQETLKIDTTLVSVPVVVSDREGRYVSGLKASDFTLYADRVKQSIEFFADTEEPINVALLLDTSKSTTLVLDDIKKAAKDFVKQLRPQDRAMIVSFDYNETALCELTSDRKTLEKAIGKARIGEIPGTKLRDAVYDVMREEFRNVKGRKAIILLTDGKDFGSEVSERQLLDSATEADTLIYSVFYLSLPPALARKSQGDRGGWGNPRMGRRGGVFGPRFPMPPPQRPGDDQRRQRRAGQVERRNEVAIDFLEQLSEASAGRYFNSEVANLKNTFGQIVEELRHQYRLGFYPPDQPSAQSVVHSIRVEVARPDIVVRSRRSYRTSEKP, from the coding sequence ATGGGTAAATTCAGAAGCTTTTTGACAGGAATCTTCGTCGTCACAGTCTGTTGTTTGACCGGTGTGGGAACAGCCAAGGGCCAGGCCCAAAACCAGGAAACGCTGAAAATTGATACCACATTGGTCAGCGTTCCCGTGGTTGTCAGTGACCGCGAAGGCCGTTACGTTAGCGGACTAAAAGCTTCAGATTTCACGCTTTACGCCGACCGAGTGAAACAATCCATCGAATTTTTCGCCGACACCGAAGAACCCATCAACGTCGCGTTACTGCTCGACACCAGCAAAAGCACAACGCTGGTATTGGATGACATCAAAAAAGCCGCCAAAGATTTCGTCAAACAATTGCGCCCACAAGATCGCGCGATGATCGTCAGTTTTGATTACAACGAAACGGCGCTGTGCGAATTGACTTCGGACCGCAAAACTCTGGAAAAGGCGATTGGCAAAGCACGAATCGGGGAAATTCCAGGCACCAAGTTACGCGACGCGGTTTACGACGTGATGCGCGAAGAATTCCGCAACGTCAAAGGGCGCAAAGCGATCATTTTGCTGACTGACGGAAAAGATTTTGGCAGCGAAGTGTCTGAGCGCCAATTGTTGGACAGCGCAACGGAGGCCGATACGTTGATTTACTCTGTGTTTTACCTTTCATTGCCGCCCGCGTTGGCGCGCAAGTCGCAAGGTGATCGCGGGGGTTGGGGCAATCCACGAATGGGACGACGCGGAGGAGTTTTCGGACCACGCTTTCCCATGCCGCCTCCGCAACGTCCCGGGGATGATCAACGCCGACAGCGGCGCGCAGGCCAGGTCGAACGCCGCAATGAAGTCGCAATAGATTTTTTGGAGCAGTTGTCTGAAGCCTCCGCCGGGCGATATTTCAACAGCGAAGTTGCCAATCTGAAAAACACCTTCGGTCAAATCGTCGAAGAGTTGCGCCATCAATACCGGTTGGGTTTTTATCCGCCGGATCAGCCTTCCGCTCAATCCGTCGTCCACAGCATCCGAGTTGAGGTTGCCCGTCCCGATATTGTCGTTCGTTCGCGGCGGAGTTATCGAACCTCTGAGAAACCTTAG
- a CDS encoding ABC transporter permease, with the protein MKIKSLFPTETIAMALGTIRAHKFRSSLTVLGIVVGVMTVVGVASILTGLRSRIVSMVEEYGTNNIYAFHLSSGPRLGDRDRSEYLRKPLTPEDGEAILRQAPAIEAVANVLFLWRMDSTLRYNGQKYRSGFLQGISASYAQVTNVSLQQGRFINEIDDQHKRDVMVIGPNVAESLFPHQPNIVGNYVDLAGHPFEIIGVLEKRQNSFFGENEEDNALFIPYETGRKMSPISKELNLHIRAKTGMLQTGLDQVEEVLRRQRGIKYDQPNNFELQTAAKIIEQFDGITMYVGLFAIAISAVGLLVGGIGVMNIMLVSVTERTREIGVRKAIGAKKRDIVRQFLFEAMTLTFLGGLLGVLVAAVISYVIMFFLPELPASIPAWAVASGLLVSTGIGLVFGVWPAKKAAGLDPIECLRYE; encoded by the coding sequence ATGAAAATCAAATCCTTGTTCCCTACAGAAACTATCGCGATGGCGCTGGGGACGATCCGCGCTCACAAATTTCGCAGCTCGTTGACCGTGCTGGGCATTGTTGTCGGCGTAATGACGGTCGTCGGCGTGGCTTCGATTTTGACAGGATTGCGATCGCGCATTGTTTCTATGGTCGAAGAATATGGGACGAACAACATCTACGCGTTTCACCTTTCGTCGGGTCCGAGGCTTGGCGACCGAGACCGCAGCGAATACCTGCGGAAGCCTTTGACTCCGGAAGATGGAGAGGCAATTCTTCGCCAAGCTCCAGCCATCGAAGCCGTCGCCAATGTATTGTTCCTTTGGCGCATGGACAGCACGCTCCGATACAACGGTCAGAAATACCGATCAGGGTTTCTTCAGGGCATTTCCGCCAGCTACGCCCAAGTCACCAATGTCTCTCTGCAACAGGGACGCTTCATCAACGAGATTGACGATCAACACAAACGCGACGTGATGGTCATCGGGCCAAATGTCGCCGAATCCCTTTTCCCGCATCAGCCAAACATCGTCGGCAATTACGTGGATTTGGCCGGTCATCCATTTGAAATCATCGGTGTGCTGGAAAAGCGTCAGAATAGCTTTTTTGGAGAAAACGAAGAAGACAATGCGCTATTCATCCCGTACGAAACCGGGCGGAAAATGTCTCCCATCAGCAAAGAACTCAACCTACACATCCGCGCGAAAACCGGAATGCTGCAAACAGGACTGGATCAAGTGGAAGAAGTGCTGCGACGCCAACGAGGAATCAAATACGACCAACCGAACAATTTTGAACTGCAAACCGCAGCCAAGATCATCGAACAGTTCGACGGTATTACGATGTACGTCGGCTTGTTCGCCATTGCCATTTCGGCAGTTGGGTTGCTGGTCGGTGGCATCGGGGTAATGAACATTATGCTGGTCAGCGTCACAGAACGAACCCGTGAAATCGGTGTCCGCAAAGCCATCGGCGCCAAAAAGCGCGACATCGTTCGCCAGTTTTTGTTTGAAGCCATGACGCTGACGTTTCTAGGCGGATTGCTGGGCGTGCTCGTGGCCGCAGTGATCAGCTACGTGATTATGTTTTTCCTGCCGGAGCTGCCAGCGTCAATTCCGGCCTGGGCAGTTGCCAGCGGCTTGTTAGTTTCCACAGGCATCGGTCTGGTTTTCGGCGTCTGGCCCGCCAAAAAAGCCGCTGGCCTCGACCCAATTGAATGCCTACGTTACGAATAA
- a CDS encoding peptidase, whose amino-acid sequence MSRTEHYQLNRRRFLAGLGAGLTASAVVPQLLFSAEARFSEEQPIILGAGNHKYEWVRGWGTLPEGMKFGSTHGGVVVDAKNQIYFSTDGDAAIAVFDQNGKYIRSIGKEWKPDKDGNGTHDMQIHREGKQEFIYLVSLFRSEFAKITTAGEVVWVKGYPEKSGIYKDKTQFKPTGITVAPSGEFYVTDGYGANYVHHYSAKGEYLNSWGGKSTQAKEDGKFSTPHKIIIDQRAGSPTVLVTDRANHRLQWFTLEGKHIKTVDGTENDFLRLPSVLSIRGMDVAIGDLKGRVTIIDKDNKLVTHLGDSGNDKKQATNKIPPDQWVDGQFIAAHGITWDSKGNLYVSEWNLSGRVVKLKRLK is encoded by the coding sequence ATGTCTCGAACAGAGCATTACCAACTGAATCGGCGTCGTTTCCTTGCCGGACTGGGAGCGGGATTGACAGCGTCAGCGGTTGTACCGCAATTGCTGTTTTCCGCAGAAGCTCGCTTCAGCGAGGAACAGCCGATCATTCTTGGCGCAGGCAATCACAAATACGAATGGGTTCGCGGCTGGGGAACGCTGCCGGAAGGAATGAAGTTTGGGAGCACGCACGGCGGCGTCGTGGTGGATGCGAAAAACCAAATTTACTTCAGCACAGACGGCGATGCGGCAATCGCTGTTTTCGACCAGAACGGCAAATATATCCGCTCCATCGGCAAAGAATGGAAGCCGGACAAGGACGGTAACGGCACGCACGACATGCAAATTCATAGGGAAGGCAAACAGGAGTTCATTTATCTGGTCAGTTTGTTCCGCAGCGAATTTGCAAAAATTACCACCGCCGGGGAAGTGGTTTGGGTGAAAGGTTACCCGGAAAAATCCGGCATTTATAAAGACAAAACGCAGTTCAAGCCCACCGGCATCACGGTTGCGCCGTCCGGCGAGTTTTACGTCACGGACGGATACGGCGCCAATTATGTGCATCATTACAGCGCAAAAGGCGAGTACTTGAATTCCTGGGGCGGAAAAAGCACGCAGGCCAAAGAAGATGGCAAGTTCAGCACGCCGCACAAAATCATTATTGACCAGCGAGCCGGATCGCCGACGGTATTGGTGACGGACCGTGCCAATCATCGTTTGCAGTGGTTCACGCTGGAAGGCAAACACATCAAAACAGTAGACGGCACGGAAAATGATTTCCTGCGATTGCCTTCGGTGCTCAGCATTCGCGGGATGGATGTAGCCATCGGCGATTTGAAAGGCCGCGTGACGATCATTGATAAAGACAACAAACTGGTCACGCACCTGGGCGACAGCGGCAACGACAAGAAACAGGCCACCAACAAAATTCCGCCCGATCAATGGGTGGACGGCCAGTTCATCGCCGCGCACGGAATTACTTGGGACAGCAAAGGGAACTTGTATGTTTCCGAATGGAATTTGTCCGGGCGCGTCGTAAAATTGAAACGATTGAAATAA
- a CDS encoding response regulator translates to MTKILIVEDNADMRRTIKELLGDLGEVYECSNGLEAFSAYSQYSPDWVLMDIKMAGMNGITATRKIKSVFPHARIVIVTGYDDAELREAARRAGSCEYVLKENLEEVRQVLARGIQEAG, encoded by the coding sequence ATGACAAAGATTCTGATCGTCGAAGATAACGCAGACATGCGCCGCACGATTAAAGAACTGCTCGGCGATCTGGGAGAGGTTTACGAATGTAGCAACGGTTTGGAGGCGTTCTCAGCGTACAGCCAATACAGTCCGGACTGGGTCTTGATGGACATCAAGATGGCCGGAATGAACGGCATCACGGCGACCAGAAAGATCAAGTCCGTCTTCCCCCACGCCCGCATCGTCATCGTCACGGGCTACGACGATGCGGAGTTGCGCGAGGCCGCACGGCGGGCAGGAAGCTGTGAATATGTGTTGAAAGAGAATCTGGAGGAGGTAAGGCAGGTGCTAGCCAGGGGAATTCAAGAAGCAGGATAA
- a CDS encoding ankyrin repeat domain-containing protein — protein MNGCKTNFCVAAVLIVTLIISAPAQTDLFSAVLTGDSVGITSLLGQGADVNATKAGVPLLVVAVRKGNLDIVKLLLSKGAKAETSAQFETELTQTEKTLDGKTQDRKVRYSAELTPLFIAAYMGQEEIARILLDNGAGVNTPSKVGGPSSYSEPKSKSITPLIAAAYGGHEKVAEILISKKANLNASCCDERVTAYSAAKSKGHQAFVGLLEKSGANASIRFDRVVAPTGGRLDGILASLNTSGEIVLLGEDIRLSLTILDVIAR, from the coding sequence ATGAATGGATGCAAAACAAATTTCTGTGTGGCAGCCGTGCTGATTGTCACGTTGATTATCTCCGCGCCAGCGCAGACTGATCTTTTTTCTGCTGTGCTTACTGGTGATTCCGTGGGTATCACATCTCTCTTAGGACAAGGTGCCGACGTCAACGCAACCAAAGCTGGAGTCCCCTTGCTTGTCGTTGCTGTTCGCAAAGGCAATCTCGACATCGTCAAGCTGCTACTATCAAAAGGCGCAAAGGCCGAAACTTCTGCACAATTCGAGACGGAGCTAACGCAGACTGAGAAGACCCTGGATGGGAAAACGCAAGACAGAAAGGTTCGGTACAGTGCTGAATTGACGCCACTTTTCATAGCGGCGTACATGGGGCAGGAAGAAATCGCGAGAATACTGCTGGACAACGGTGCAGGGGTCAATACGCCGTCGAAGGTGGGAGGCCCCAGTTCTTATTCCGAACCCAAATCCAAAAGCATCACTCCGTTGATTGCAGCCGCTTATGGAGGCCACGAAAAGGTTGCAGAGATTCTTATCAGCAAGAAAGCCAACCTGAACGCCTCATGTTGCGATGAGCGCGTCACCGCCTATTCTGCCGCCAAGAGCAAAGGCCATCAGGCTTTCGTTGGTCTCCTAGAGAAGTCCGGCGCTAATGCGAGCATTCGATTCGATCGCGTTGTGGCACCCACCGGTGGAAGACTTGATGGGATTTTGGCTTCCCTGAACACATCGGGAGAAATTGTGCTGCTTGGTGAGGACATCCGATTATCTCTAACGATTCTTGATGTAATTGCACGGTAG
- a CDS encoding B12-binding domain-containing radical SAM protein codes for MIVKMILPALTEAKSPFWRPIKYSLFPPLGLASLAGFLAEDDEVGLQDEHVETLDLDDEPDLVVIQVYITSAKRSYEIADHYRRRGIPVALGGLHVTSLPEEAAVHADFIFIGPGEDIWPTFLQDFRSGRAKPIYRSRVRTLLGAPKVRRDLIKRNLYLVPNSIVVSRGCPHTCDFCYKEAFFEGGKSFYTQTVDDALGEIERLPGRHLYFLDDHLFGNPRFAEALFDGMKGMNRLWQAAGTVKAVLAPDLLEKAVASGLRSLFVGFETLNPANLREHHKYQNLNRDYTAAIRGLHDLGVMINGSFVFGMDDDDESVFARTVEWAIEQGIETATFHILTPYPGTALYQRMHKQGRLTSDDWNLFDTRHTVFLPARMSQTALEEGYWRAYREFYRWSSIAKGAWTKTDWRGKLRHLSYAGGWKKFEPLWDWVIRAKRVGAILPILETILAGFGNHSSSFERSHDNSPVPFQRENFLHNC; via the coding sequence ATGATCGTCAAAATGATTTTGCCGGCACTGACGGAAGCCAAAAGTCCTTTTTGGCGCCCGATCAAGTATTCCCTGTTTCCTCCTCTTGGCCTGGCGTCTCTGGCCGGTTTTCTTGCTGAAGACGACGAGGTCGGCTTACAAGACGAGCATGTTGAAACACTGGATCTGGATGATGAGCCTGATTTGGTGGTCATTCAGGTTTACATCACTTCCGCGAAGCGATCTTATGAAATCGCGGACCACTATCGCCGTCGCGGAATCCCCGTTGCGCTTGGAGGGCTGCACGTAACTTCGCTGCCGGAAGAGGCTGCGGTGCACGCGGATTTCATCTTTATCGGCCCTGGCGAAGACATCTGGCCGACATTTTTACAGGATTTTCGTTCCGGGCGGGCGAAGCCGATTTATCGTTCTCGCGTACGTACACTGTTGGGCGCTCCCAAAGTGCGGCGAGATTTGATCAAACGCAATCTTTACCTTGTTCCCAATTCCATCGTGGTTTCGCGTGGCTGCCCGCATACCTGCGATTTCTGCTACAAGGAGGCTTTCTTCGAAGGCGGAAAGTCTTTCTATACACAGACTGTAGATGATGCGCTTGGTGAAATCGAGCGCCTGCCGGGACGTCATTTGTATTTTCTGGATGATCATCTGTTCGGCAATCCGCGGTTTGCGGAAGCACTGTTCGATGGAATGAAAGGAATGAACCGATTATGGCAGGCTGCGGGAACGGTCAAGGCAGTGCTGGCGCCAGACCTGTTGGAAAAAGCAGTTGCCAGCGGCTTGCGCAGTTTGTTTGTCGGATTCGAAACGCTCAATCCGGCCAACTTGCGTGAACATCACAAGTATCAAAACCTGAACCGCGATTACACCGCCGCCATTCGCGGTTTGCACGATCTGGGTGTCATGATCAATGGCAGCTTTGTGTTCGGGATGGATGACGACGATGAATCCGTTTTTGCACGCACGGTCGAATGGGCTATCGAACAAGGAATCGAAACTGCCACGTTTCATATCTTGACGCCTTACCCGGGCACGGCTCTTTATCAACGAATGCACAAACAGGGACGCCTGACCAGTGACGACTGGAACCTGTTCGATACTCGGCATACCGTGTTCCTGCCCGCTCGCATGAGCCAGACGGCATTAGAGGAAGGCTATTGGCGCGCTTACAGAGAATTTTATCGCTGGAGCTCCATCGCAAAGGGCGCTTGGACAAAAACGGATTGGCGCGGAAAGTTACGGCATCTGAGCTATGCGGGCGGCTGGAAAAAATTCGAGCCACTTTGGGATTGGGTGATTCGCGCAAAGCGCGTTGGAGCAATTCTGCCCATTCTGGAAACGATCTTGGCTGGATTTGGGAATCATTCCTCCAGTTTTGAAAGAAGCCACGACAACTCTCCTGTCCCATTTCAGCGAGAAAATTTTCTGCACAACTGTTAA
- a CDS encoding transcriptional regulator, translated as MQALQAAERAPELDNLIHERIRLGIVSALAANESLTFSSLKELLKTTDGNVSVHARKLEDAGYINCTKSFEGRIPKTKYQLTDVGRQALEQYLDHMEALIHAARER; from the coding sequence TTGCAGGCTTTGCAGGCCGCAGAGCGCGCGCCGGAACTCGACAACCTGATTCACGAACGCATTCGACTGGGCATCGTCAGCGCACTGGCCGCCAACGAATCGCTCACGTTCAGCTCGCTCAAAGAATTACTAAAAACAACTGACGGCAATGTCAGCGTTCACGCTCGCAAGCTGGAAGATGCGGGCTACATCAACTGCACCAAATCTTTTGAAGGACGCATCCCAAAAACAAAATATCAACTGACCGATGTCGGTCGCCAGGCGCTGGAACAATACCTTGACCACATGGAAGCATTGATCCACGCTGCGCGCGAACGATAG
- a CDS encoding VOC family protein, protein MQMTPYLSFQGDCEEAFKFYEQCLGGKLGEVFRYGGTPMAEQAPAGWADKIMHGSLTIGDQVLMGADSPPGQYEEPKGISLSLHIKSIADAERTFNDLAEGGKVVMPIQQTFWAARFGMLMDRFGIPWMINCEGTDQT, encoded by the coding sequence ATGCAGATGACACCGTATCTCAGTTTTCAGGGAGATTGCGAAGAAGCGTTCAAATTCTACGAACAGTGCCTCGGCGGCAAACTCGGAGAAGTCTTTCGCTACGGCGGCACGCCGATGGCAGAGCAGGCTCCGGCGGGTTGGGCGGACAAAATCATGCACGGCAGCTTGACCATCGGCGACCAGGTTTTGATGGGAGCCGATTCGCCTCCGGGTCAATACGAAGAACCAAAAGGCATCTCGCTTTCGCTTCACATCAAAAGCATCGCTGACGCCGAGCGCACCTTTAACGATTTGGCCGAAGGCGGAAAGGTCGTCATGCCGATTCAGCAAACCTTCTGGGCAGCGCGGTTCGGCATGCTCATGGATCGCTTCGGCATTCCGTGGATGATCAACTGCGAAGGGACTGATCAAACCTAG
- a CDS encoding YjbQ family protein, whose translation MVQLAMVEERTSAGLRTHHDEIVIRTDDCLQFIDLTSRIANIVDRSGIRHGMVNIQTKHTTTGLVINENEPLLIEDLKKILDAYAPRDGEYEHNDFSRRVDIPPDEPANGHSHCKALFLPASVMLNVANGKLQIGRWQSLFLIELDGARDRSISVMVFGQSAD comes from the coding sequence ATGGTTCAACTGGCTATGGTTGAAGAAAGAACAAGCGCGGGTTTGCGCACACACCACGACGAAATCGTCATCAGAACCGACGACTGTCTTCAATTCATTGACCTGACATCCCGTATCGCAAATATCGTTGACCGTTCCGGCATTCGCCACGGAATGGTGAATATCCAAACCAAACACACCACCACCGGTCTAGTCATCAATGAAAACGAACCGTTATTGATCGAGGATTTGAAGAAAATACTGGATGCTTATGCGCCACGCGACGGCGAATATGAACACAACGATTTCAGCCGCCGCGTTGACATCCCACCTGATGAACCAGCCAATGGCCATTCTCACTGTAAAGCTTTGTTCCTGCCCGCTTCCGTGATGCTGAACGTCGCCAATGGCAAACTGCAGATTGGCAGATGGCAGAGCCTGTTTCTGATCGAACTCGATGGCGCTCGCGATCGAAGCATTTCTGTCATGGTGTTTGGTCAATCCGCAGATTGA
- a CDS encoding ABC transporter permease — translation MKRLFFFFADAAKLALQSVFAHKLRAFLTLIGIIFGVASVVIVGASINGFNGYVLSTVSKILGVNHFMIAQFAHQGQWSEDEWERAMKRNKKLTLEDYEWLSANCTTCKEVGAQSNTRINLQQEGKEMFGVGVFGVTANMVEIENKTIAEGRFLAPHEVEHASLVCVLGGDVKNKFFPGVDAIGKTLKISNVPMTVVGVEEMRGPFMGESIDNHVYIPITTHGKLFGRRQSLQLHGKGSNRESFMAAIEEAQMVMRNRHKLIGNEDDDFGLVNTDALNNQVDRFTGMIALVVTPITLLSLVVGGIVVMNIMLVSVTERTFEIGLRKAVGAKKRQILLQFLIESSLLTGVGGVLGLLLASFLSWVVRITTPVPMNVTFGYILLALLISGGIGMIAGIYPAFKASRLDPIVALSKN, via the coding sequence ATGAAACGATTATTCTTTTTCTTTGCCGACGCGGCAAAACTCGCCTTGCAATCCGTCTTCGCGCACAAGCTGCGCGCCTTTCTGACGTTAATCGGAATCATCTTCGGAGTCGCTTCAGTCGTGATTGTTGGTGCTTCAATCAATGGCTTCAACGGCTATGTGCTTTCCACCGTATCCAAAATTTTGGGAGTAAACCATTTTATGATCGCGCAGTTTGCTCACCAGGGCCAATGGAGCGAGGACGAATGGGAGCGGGCGATGAAGCGCAACAAAAAGCTCACCCTGGAAGATTACGAATGGCTGAGCGCGAACTGCACAACCTGCAAGGAAGTGGGCGCACAATCCAACACGCGCATCAATCTCCAACAAGAAGGCAAGGAAATGTTTGGGGTAGGAGTTTTCGGCGTCACCGCAAATATGGTTGAAATAGAAAACAAAACCATAGCCGAAGGTCGCTTTCTGGCTCCACACGAAGTCGAGCACGCTTCTTTAGTGTGCGTTCTCGGCGGCGATGTCAAAAACAAATTTTTCCCCGGCGTTGATGCCATTGGAAAAACGCTCAAAATTTCAAACGTGCCAATGACTGTTGTCGGCGTGGAAGAAATGCGCGGCCCATTTATGGGTGAATCCATTGACAACCATGTCTACATTCCGATTACGACGCACGGAAAACTGTTCGGACGCCGCCAGAGCCTTCAACTGCACGGCAAAGGCAGCAATCGCGAAAGCTTCATGGCCGCGATTGAAGAAGCGCAAATGGTGATGCGGAATCGGCACAAACTGATCGGAAATGAAGATGATGATTTCGGCCTGGTCAACACTGATGCGCTGAACAATCAGGTAGACCGGTTTACGGGAATGATTGCGCTGGTTGTGACGCCAATCACGCTGCTGTCGCTGGTGGTCGGAGGAATCGTTGTCATGAACATTATGCTGGTTTCGGTCACCGAGCGAACGTTTGAAATCGGATTGAGAAAAGCAGTTGGAGCCAAAAAACGACAAATTCTGCTTCAGTTTCTGATTGAATCGTCGCTGTTGACCGGCGTCGGCGGCGTGCTGGGTCTGCTGCTGGCTTCGTTTCTGTCCTGGGTTGTTCGCATCACAACGCCGGTGCCAATGAACGTCACCTTCGGCTATATCCTGTTGGCGCTGCTAATTTCCGGAGGCATCGGAATGATTGCCGGAATCTACCCCGCGTTCAAGGCATCGCGACTCGACCCTATCGTTGCTTTATCAAAAAACTGA
- a CDS encoding carotenoid biosynthesis protein, translating to MLHFFYLLFSTIAYRPYVFVFLACYLFLAITHIGLKRTALFSVLAFLVAFVCEWSSAVAATGFPFGLYTYINTTSDKELWIAGVPFMDSLSFTFLSYVSWELATLLLGKVQASWRDVQVLNAEGVRRTWAANFLAPFLMMYLDIIIDPVALLGDRWFLGKIYFYPNGGSYFGITLANFLGWYFVCFVIVRAFIWVEKMVFTGSANLSKGLLDYRYKALGAVGLYFGVLGFNLFMTFWIGERMLGVVGVIIILPILTMLLLKLHQSWGEKI from the coding sequence ATGCTTCACTTCTTTTACCTGCTTTTCTCTACCATCGCCTATCGTCCTTACGTCTTTGTTTTCCTGGCCTGTTACCTGTTTTTGGCAATTACGCACATCGGTCTGAAACGGACGGCGCTGTTTTCCGTGCTGGCCTTTCTGGTCGCTTTCGTCTGCGAATGGAGCTCAGCGGTGGCCGCGACGGGCTTTCCTTTCGGACTCTACACCTACATCAACACAACCAGCGACAAAGAGTTATGGATTGCGGGAGTGCCCTTTATGGACTCGCTTTCGTTCACTTTTTTGAGCTACGTCAGTTGGGAACTGGCGACGCTGCTGCTGGGAAAAGTGCAGGCAAGCTGGCGCGATGTGCAGGTTTTGAACGCCGAAGGCGTCCGGCGAACCTGGGCGGCAAATTTCCTCGCGCCGTTTTTGATGATGTACCTGGACATTATCATTGATCCCGTAGCGCTGCTCGGCGACCGCTGGTTTCTGGGCAAGATTTACTTTTATCCAAATGGCGGCAGTTATTTCGGCATTACGCTGGCGAATTTCTTGGGCTGGTATTTTGTCTGCTTCGTCATCGTTCGGGCGTTTATCTGGGTGGAAAAAATGGTGTTTACTGGCTCTGCTAACTTGAGCAAAGGACTGCTGGATTACCGCTACAAGGCCTTGGGGGCAGTGGGCTTATATTTTGGAGTGCTGGGGTTCAACCTGTTTATGACATTTTGGATCGGCGAACGAATGCTGGGAGTGGTGGGAGTGATCATCATTTTGCCGATCCTGACAATGCTGCTGCTCAAGTTGCATCAATCCTGGGGCGAAAAAATTTAG
- a CDS encoding response regulator transcription factor yields MTSEVRILIADDHPIIRDYLRKAFAEEAHLKVVAEAGDAETTLKLIRELQPEVAILDIRMPKTNGFGEPQPVAFALMRTIQREQLPVKVILLTGHHHGKDSFDAAMKLGVNGYVLKASATAEIVASVKAVVEGRHYISPLLSSYLVQHHENEDAFVKRYPGLKELTPKERWVLKLVAENKSSHEIAGALNITSQTVNNHRTHVCDKLGLKGPNALLKFALAYHAEIIRFCQNQLHYDA; encoded by the coding sequence ATGACCTCTGAAGTTCGCATTCTGATTGCAGATGACCATCCCATCATCCGCGACTATCTGCGCAAAGCCTTCGCGGAAGAAGCGCATCTGAAAGTCGTTGCCGAAGCCGGCGACGCCGAAACGACGTTGAAGCTGATCCGTGAACTTCAACCGGAAGTGGCGATTCTGGATATCCGCATGCCGAAAACCAATGGCTTTGGCGAACCGCAACCGGTCGCCTTTGCGTTGATGCGCACAATCCAGCGCGAACAACTTCCCGTGAAAGTCATTTTGTTGACCGGGCATCATCACGGCAAAGACTCGTTTGACGCCGCGATGAAGCTGGGCGTCAACGGTTACGTGCTCAAAGCCAGTGCGACCGCTGAAATCGTCGCCAGCGTCAAAGCCGTCGTCGAAGGCCGCCATTACATCAGCCCCCTTCTGTCGAGCTATTTAGTCCAACATCACGAAAACGAAGACGCCTTCGTCAAACGATACCCCGGCTTGAAAGAACTGACTCCGAAAGAGCGCTGGGTTCTGAAACTGGTCGCCGAAAACAAATCCAGCCACGAAATCGCCGGCGCTTTGAACATCACCTCACAAACGGTGAACAACCACCGCACGCACGTTTGTGACAAACTGGGGCTCAAAGGCCCGAACGCATTGCTCAAATTCGCGCTCGCGTACCACGCCGAAATTATCCGCTTCTGCCAAAACCAGCTACACTACGACGCCTAA